In Jaculus jaculus isolate mJacJac1 chromosome 4, mJacJac1.mat.Y.cur, whole genome shotgun sequence, a single genomic region encodes these proteins:
- the LOC105945118 gene encoding proteasome subunit beta type-7-like, whose translation MFTRRNARSVYKNQLWIMQEELLPHFIGTVFFDNCRRNAVLEADFAKKGLKLPKARKTGTTIAGVVYKDGIVLGADTRATEGMVVADKNCSKIHFISPNIYCCGAGTAADTDMTTQLISSNLELHSLSTGRLPRVVTANRMLKQMLFRYQGYIGAALVLGGVDVTGPHLYSIYPHGSTDKLPYVTMGSGSLAAMAVFEDKFRPDMEEEEAKQLVSEAISAGILNDLGSGSNIDLCVL comes from the exons ATGTTCACAAGAAGAAATGCAAGGTCTGTGTATAAGAACCAGCTCTGGATTATGCAG GAAGAGCTACTGCCACACTTCATAGGGACTGTCTTTTTTGATAACTGCCGCAGGAATGCCGTTTTGGAAGCTGATTTTGCAAAGAAGGGGCTGAAGCTTCCAAAAGCCAGGAAAACGGGCACGACCATCGCGGGGGTGGTGTATAAGGATGGCATAGTTCTTGGAGCAGATACAAGAGCAACTGAAGGCATGGTTGTGGCTGACAAGAACTGTTCAAAAATTCACTTCATCTCCCCTAATATTTATTGTTGTGGTGCTGGGACAGCTGCAGACACAGACATGACAACCCAGCTCATTTCTTCCAACTTGGAGCTCCATTCCCTTTCCACTGGTCGCCTTCCCAGAGTTGTGACGGCCAATCGGATGTTGAAGCAGATGCTTTTCAGGTATCAAGGCTACATTGGTGCGGCCCTAGTTTTAGGGGGAGTAGATGTTACTGGACCTCATCTCTACAGCATCTATCCTCATGGATCAACTGATAAATTGCCTTATGTCACCATGGGTTCCGGTTCCTTGGCAGCTATGGCTGTGTTTGAAGATAAGTTTAGGCCAGatatggaggaggaagaggctaaGCAGCTGGTGAGTGAAGCCATCTCAGCTGGCATCTTGAATGACCTGGGGTCTGGAAGCAACATTGATTTGTGTGTCTTGTGA